A part of Micromonospora chersina genomic DNA contains:
- a CDS encoding HEPN domain-containing protein, producing MMDLVESLYDEYERIVHHLRDAQEISYLATLERTFPKVLLLASASQAESRICEAIIRYFKEVSGRHSLAVNFVKNKAISRQYHSFFDWDRRNANKFFGLFGEEFKARVVEVVRGDPTLDQAVRDFMELGSLRNQLVHQDYASFTIEKTVSEIVEQHRSAAVFVGKILELLLE from the coding sequence ATGATGGACTTGGTCGAGTCCTTGTATGACGAATATGAGAGAATCGTCCATCACTTACGAGATGCGCAGGAGATCTCCTATCTCGCGACTCTTGAGCGGACCTTTCCCAAAGTTCTCCTCCTAGCCTCGGCGAGCCAGGCGGAGAGCCGTATTTGTGAAGCGATAATACGCTACTTCAAGGAAGTGTCAGGACGGCACTCGCTTGCCGTGAACTTCGTTAAAAATAAGGCGATTTCTCGGCAGTATCACAGTTTCTTTGATTGGGATCGAAGGAATGCAAACAAGTTCTTCGGCCTCTTTGGGGAAGAGTTCAAAGCGCGCGTCGTCGAAGTTGTGCGCGGCGATCCGACACTGGATCAGGCGGTCCGCGATTTCATGGAACTTGGTTCTTTAAGGAACCAGCTTGTTCATCAAGACTACGCCAGCTTCACTATCGAGAAGACCGTTTCAGAAATTGTCGAACAGCATAGGAGCGCTGCGGTCTTTGTCGGGAAGATCCTTGAGCTGCTTCTAGAGTGA